In the Pseudolabrys taiwanensis genome, one interval contains:
- a CDS encoding TonB-dependent siderophore receptor, which translates to MRIPIRDSESQIASTDIKLNVGRLAPHTLLATIALTLLSGAAHAQSEQITLPTIQVEGTASNEQGYVAPRNTTATKTNTPWVETPQSVSTITAEQMRDQKPMQFNEIFRYSPSIKGETFGQDARNDWFLLRGFPAQNEARFLDGLQLFYTAYATWKLFPFALDRIDVLRGPSSALYGGGSPGGVVNATSKTPPMEPLRYVEVGVNNYGNRYFGFDLGGPLAIRSDYGSFYYRLTGWAQAGDTQVDHTRNDVYFINPALTWKPNLETTLTILSSVSHSKANGINFLPYVGSVTAAPYGRISTSLFTSEPSLDRFDRDQQMIGYQFETAVSDTVTFRQKARFAHVNVNGATAYGLGYATTAAAANLARAKFYTTPDSTQSNMDNQLEFKFNTGPVSHTALTGLDFKYFTINDYGAFSSATPLNLINPVYTATSVPTGAPYTNAFLTQKSAGAYAQDELKFDRWILLLSGRYDLTRTENDNRIGPDQNRSDGKFTGRAGLSYQLPFGVAPYVSYSTSFNPVIGTNSATGLLLEPETGKQYEFGVKYEPNGFNGHFSAAYFDLRRQNVLTTDPNNPLLTTQTGEMRSRGFEFEAVANPLPGLKTTAAYTIYDIETTADLNPANIGKVPTATPQQFGSVWADYTFQSGPLAGFGFGGGVRYVGESYADNANSLTVPSATLVDATIHYEIKGWRAALNVANLFDKTYVASCSSPTACYYGDRLRTTASLSYKW; encoded by the coding sequence GTGCGCATACCGATCCGAGACTCCGAGAGCCAGATTGCTTCCACGGACATCAAGTTAAACGTCGGTCGTCTGGCCCCGCATACGCTGCTGGCGACGATCGCCCTCACCTTGCTGAGCGGCGCCGCGCACGCGCAATCCGAACAGATCACGCTACCGACCATCCAGGTCGAAGGCACGGCGAGCAACGAGCAAGGCTATGTCGCCCCGCGCAACACCACGGCGACCAAGACGAACACACCGTGGGTCGAGACGCCGCAGTCGGTCAGCACCATCACCGCCGAGCAGATGCGCGACCAGAAGCCGATGCAGTTCAACGAGATCTTTCGTTACTCGCCCAGCATCAAAGGCGAGACCTTCGGTCAAGACGCGCGCAATGACTGGTTCTTGCTGCGGGGCTTTCCGGCGCAGAACGAAGCGCGCTTTCTCGACGGTCTGCAGCTTTTCTATACCGCGTATGCGACGTGGAAGCTTTTTCCCTTTGCGCTCGACCGCATCGACGTTCTGCGCGGCCCATCGTCGGCCCTCTATGGTGGCGGTAGCCCGGGTGGCGTCGTTAACGCGACCAGCAAGACACCGCCGATGGAGCCGCTGCGCTATGTCGAAGTGGGCGTGAACAACTACGGCAACCGTTATTTCGGCTTCGATCTCGGCGGCCCGCTTGCCATACGGTCGGACTACGGCAGCTTCTACTATCGCCTGACCGGATGGGCCCAAGCCGGCGACACGCAAGTCGATCACACGCGGAACGACGTATACTTCATCAATCCGGCATTGACGTGGAAGCCCAATCTCGAGACGACACTGACCATCCTGTCGTCGGTTTCGCACAGCAAAGCCAACGGCATCAATTTCCTGCCTTATGTCGGCAGCGTGACGGCCGCTCCTTACGGCCGCATCTCGACCAGCCTTTTCACGAGCGAGCCCAGCCTCGACCGGTTCGACCGCGATCAGCAGATGATCGGCTACCAGTTCGAGACCGCCGTGTCCGACACGGTGACGTTTCGGCAGAAGGCGCGCTTTGCGCACGTCAATGTGAACGGCGCCACCGCCTACGGTCTCGGCTATGCCACGACGGCCGCGGCGGCGAACCTCGCGCGGGCGAAGTTCTACACGACACCGGACTCGACGCAGTCCAACATGGACAACCAGTTGGAGTTCAAGTTCAACACCGGCCCGGTGTCCCATACGGCCTTGACCGGCCTCGACTTCAAATACTTCACGATCAACGACTACGGCGCCTTCTCGAGCGCTACGCCACTCAATCTGATCAATCCGGTCTATACCGCGACGTCCGTGCCGACGGGCGCGCCTTATACCAACGCCTTCCTGACGCAGAAGTCGGCCGGCGCCTATGCCCAGGATGAACTCAAGTTCGATCGCTGGATCCTCCTGCTCAGCGGCCGCTACGACCTGACCCGAACCGAAAACGACAACCGCATCGGTCCCGATCAGAACCGCTCCGACGGCAAGTTCACCGGCCGCGCCGGGCTTTCCTATCAGTTGCCTTTCGGTGTCGCGCCCTACGTCAGCTACTCGACGAGCTTCAACCCTGTCATCGGCACCAATTCCGCGACCGGCCTCCTGCTGGAGCCCGAGACCGGCAAGCAATACGAGTTCGGCGTCAAATATGAGCCGAACGGTTTCAACGGCCACTTCAGCGCCGCCTATTTCGACCTGCGCCGGCAGAACGTCCTGACCACGGATCCGAACAATCCCCTGTTGACGACACAGACCGGCGAAATGCGATCGCGCGGCTTCGAATTTGAAGCCGTGGCCAATCCGTTGCCGGGCCTGAAAACGACGGCCGCCTACACGATCTACGACATCGAAACCACGGCGGACCTCAATCCGGCCAACATCGGCAAAGTGCCGACGGCGACGCCGCAACAATTCGGCTCCGTTTGGGCCGACTACACATTCCAGAGCGGTCCTTTGGCGGGCTTCGGTTTCGGCGGCGGCGTTCGGTACGTCGGCGAGTCCTATGCGGATAACGCCAACAGTCTCACCGTACCGTCCGCCACCTTGGTCGACGCCACCATCCATTATGAGATCAAGGGTTGGCGCGCGGCGCTCAACGTCGCCAACCTGTTCGACAAAACCTATGTCGCATCGTGCTCGTCGCCGACCGCTTGCTATTACGGCGACCGGCTGCGCACGACCGCGAGCCTTTCCTACAAGTGGTGA
- a CDS encoding ComEC/Rec2 family competence protein gives MAGAIAAAGRRAGAALPDGLAVRADPLRRLLAQWALAEVAPGRLLPWLPVAFGFGIVLYFTADREPALWAPTAAAGVLVAFAWGLRRSAVGFPLSLGLAATAMGFAVATLQTVRIAHPVLQYPVATATLSGFVEVREERERSDRVVIALHRFEAARVAEKPERVRVAVRKDTAPPVGAFVELKAHLSPPLQPLRPGGYDFARDMYFQRIGASGYALGAIKTVPAPAPVARGFWLRYAEVVEGIRETIDDRIRAILPGDRGAIASALITGKRDAISTPVNDAMYVSSLAHVLSISGYHMAVVAGIVFFVIRAGLALSPSLAVRRPIKKWAACAALVAAFFYLLLSGAEVATQRSFIMVAIVLIGVMADRPAITFRTLTVAALCVLAWSPQAVVHPSFQMSFAATLALVAAYQYGLPWRPDADTSIGARVALWGGREVAGLILASLVAGFATTLYAAFHFHRMAPYGVLANLFAMPVVSVLVMPMGILALVLMPFGFDAAFWRLMGAGIDWMTSVALWVASLPGAVGHIHAFGVGPLLIGTAGLLLVCLLRSPLRWSGAVFCTIAMLWVLATPRPDVLIAADGQTAAIRNASGRLSVLHSGRDTFALKEWLAADGDDRTPTDKTLKEGVRCDAVGCVATLGNGRLIAASLAAEAFAEDCMRAAIVVSPRQAPGACNALLFDRARWRAHGAMTLRWTGDAFETIAARPAGYGRPWAPAPQTVALSQSTTSRPTPQDATPRMEDLEASD, from the coding sequence GTGGCCGGCGCGATCGCCGCCGCGGGCCGCCGTGCGGGAGCGGCCTTGCCGGACGGCCTGGCCGTCCGCGCCGACCCTCTGCGCCGGCTTCTGGCGCAATGGGCGCTGGCCGAGGTCGCGCCAGGCCGGCTCTTGCCGTGGCTGCCGGTCGCTTTCGGCTTCGGCATCGTCTTGTACTTCACCGCCGACCGCGAGCCGGCGCTGTGGGCTCCCACCGCCGCAGCGGGGGTGCTGGTGGCCTTTGCCTGGGGTCTGCGCCGGAGCGCCGTCGGCTTCCCGCTGTCGCTCGGTCTCGCCGCCACGGCCATGGGATTTGCAGTCGCGACGCTCCAGACCGTGCGGATCGCGCATCCGGTGCTGCAGTATCCGGTGGCAACGGCGACATTGTCCGGCTTCGTCGAGGTGCGCGAAGAGCGCGAGCGCAGCGACCGCGTCGTCATTGCCCTGCATCGCTTCGAGGCGGCGCGCGTCGCCGAGAAGCCCGAGCGCGTGCGCGTCGCCGTGCGCAAGGACACGGCGCCGCCGGTCGGCGCCTTCGTCGAACTCAAGGCGCATCTGTCGCCGCCGCTGCAGCCGCTCCGGCCCGGTGGCTACGACTTCGCCCGCGACATGTACTTCCAGCGCATCGGCGCCTCCGGCTACGCCCTCGGCGCCATCAAGACCGTGCCGGCACCGGCGCCCGTGGCGCGCGGCTTCTGGCTGCGCTACGCCGAAGTGGTCGAGGGCATTCGCGAGACGATCGACGACCGCATCCGCGCCATCCTGCCGGGCGATCGCGGCGCCATCGCCTCCGCGCTCATCACCGGCAAGCGCGACGCCATCTCGACGCCGGTCAACGACGCGATGTACGTGTCGAGCCTGGCGCATGTGCTGTCGATCTCCGGCTATCACATGGCGGTGGTCGCCGGCATCGTGTTCTTCGTCATCCGCGCCGGGCTAGCGCTGTCGCCGTCGCTCGCGGTCCGCCGGCCCATCAAGAAATGGGCGGCGTGCGCGGCGCTCGTCGCTGCGTTCTTCTATCTGCTCTTGTCCGGAGCGGAAGTCGCGACGCAGCGTTCCTTCATCATGGTGGCGATCGTCCTCATCGGCGTGATGGCCGACCGGCCGGCGATCACCTTTCGCACGCTGACCGTCGCCGCGCTGTGCGTGCTCGCCTGGTCGCCGCAGGCCGTGGTGCATCCGAGCTTCCAGATGTCGTTCGCCGCGACGCTCGCGCTCGTCGCTGCGTATCAATACGGCCTGCCATGGCGGCCGGATGCCGACACGTCGATCGGCGCCCGCGTCGCATTGTGGGGCGGGCGCGAAGTCGCCGGACTCATCCTCGCCTCCCTGGTCGCGGGTTTCGCCACCACGCTCTACGCAGCCTTCCATTTCCATCGCATGGCGCCCTATGGCGTGCTCGCGAATCTCTTCGCCATGCCGGTCGTGTCGGTGCTGGTGATGCCGATGGGCATTCTGGCGCTCGTGCTGATGCCGTTCGGCTTCGACGCGGCGTTCTGGCGACTGATGGGCGCCGGCATCGACTGGATGACCAGCGTCGCATTGTGGGTGGCGAGCCTGCCAGGCGCGGTCGGGCACATCCATGCCTTCGGTGTTGGGCCGCTGCTCATCGGCACCGCCGGATTGCTGCTGGTCTGCCTGTTGCGGTCACCGCTGCGCTGGAGCGGGGCGGTCTTCTGTACGATCGCCATGTTGTGGGTCCTGGCGACGCCGCGCCCCGACGTGCTCATTGCCGCCGATGGACAGACGGCGGCCATCCGCAATGCCAGCGGCCGCTTGTCGGTGCTGCACAGCGGCCGCGACACCTTCGCCCTCAAGGAGTGGCTGGCGGCCGATGGCGACGACCGCACGCCGACGGACAAGACGTTGAAGGAGGGCGTGCGTTGCGACGCCGTCGGCTGCGTCGCCACCCTCGGCAACGGCCGGCTGATCGCTGCGTCGTTGGCAGCCGAAGCCTTCGCGGAGGATTGTATGCGCGCGGCGATCGTCGTCAGTCCGCGGCAAGCGCCGGGCGCCTGCAATGCGCTGCTGTTCGACCGCGCGCGCTGGCGCGCGCACGGCGCCATGACCTTGCGCTGGACTGGCGATGCGTTCGAGACGATCGCCGCGCGTCCGGCCGGCTACGGGCGGCCGTGGGCGCCGGCACCGCAAACCGTTGCGCTATCTCAAAGCACAACCAGCCGTCCGACACCGCAGGACGCGACGCCGCGCATGGAAGATCTGGAGGCGAGCGATTGA
- a CDS encoding SphA family protein — translation MDVVKAALRVVLGVCCLALGAAPSLAAEGSTVAGPIGGTDIRSAFLPTPGLYGAAILGGASAYQLRDGTGQTRPGLDAVGIDSKSAAGVLLYVPNFKLFDGSVGLLGVAGVGEVCGQITSANAERCKSGFGDIYIEGSWSRFFGFTRPSHEKGAAPIREGLAVRAGLGAVLPTGLYDARIQASNGVTVGSNTVIVAPSLAFTYTTPPLLADGTEFSSKIYLNSYGRNSDTDYVSGKNINIDFAVSEHIGRWQVGVAGYYLRQITDDTRGDVAVAPDGRRAEVLSLGGVLNYDIPDLGAAIKFKARTSVFAYNTAMTTAFYLTLAKKLY, via the coding sequence GTGGACGTCGTGAAAGCGGCATTGCGCGTCGTGCTCGGAGTGTGCTGCCTCGCGCTTGGTGCCGCGCCGTCGCTCGCCGCCGAAGGCAGTACGGTCGCCGGGCCTATCGGCGGCACCGACATCCGTTCGGCCTTTCTGCCGACGCCGGGCCTCTACGGCGCCGCCATCCTGGGCGGTGCCTCGGCCTACCAGCTCAGAGATGGCACGGGCCAGACCCGTCCCGGCCTGGATGCCGTCGGCATCGACTCCAAAAGCGCCGCCGGCGTCCTGTTGTATGTGCCGAATTTCAAGCTATTCGACGGCTCGGTCGGATTGCTGGGCGTCGCCGGCGTCGGCGAGGTGTGCGGACAGATCACGTCGGCCAATGCAGAGCGTTGCAAGTCGGGCTTCGGCGACATCTACATCGAAGGGTCCTGGTCGCGCTTTTTCGGCTTCACGCGGCCATCGCACGAGAAAGGCGCCGCGCCCATCCGCGAAGGCCTCGCCGTTCGCGCTGGCCTCGGCGCGGTGCTCCCGACCGGCCTCTACGACGCCCGCATTCAGGCCAGCAACGGCGTTACCGTCGGCAGCAACACCGTCATCGTCGCCCCCTCGCTCGCCTTCACTTATACGACGCCGCCGCTGCTTGCGGACGGCACGGAGTTCAGCAGCAAGATCTACCTGAACTCTTATGGCCGGAATTCCGATACCGATTACGTCAGCGGCAAGAACATCAATATCGACTTCGCCGTCTCGGAGCACATCGGACGCTGGCAGGTGGGTGTCGCCGGTTATTATTTGCGCCAAATCACCGACGATACGCGCGGCGACGTCGCCGTGGCGCCCGATGGCCGCCGTGCGGAAGTTCTGAGCCTCGGCGGCGTCCTCAACTACGACATTCCCGATCTCGGTGCGGCCATCAAGTTCAAGGCGCGCACGTCGGTGTTCGCCTACAACACGGCGATGACGACGGCGTTTTATCTGACCCTCGCCAAGAAGCTCTACTAG
- the gltX gene encoding glutamate--tRNA ligase, translating to MSETVVTRFAPSPTGFLHIGGGRTALFNWLYARRHGGKMLLRIEDTDRERSTEAAIAAIIDGLSWLGLSWDGDVVYQFSRAARHREVAEKLLAEGKAYHCYASQQELTAMREAARKEGRSKLYNGLWRDRDPSEAPAGVKPVIRLKAPQTGETVIDDQVQGRVTWQNADLDDLVLLRSDGTPTYMLAVVVDDHDMGVTHIIRGDDHLTNGARQKHIYDALGWSVPTMAHIPLIHGPDGSKLSKRHGALGVDAYRAMGYLPAAMRNYLVRLGWSHGDQEIFTEQEMIAAFDLAHIGRSPARFDFAKLENLNGHYIRGSADADLIAALEQLLPHIAGGEQLANAMSPALRDKLLAAMPGLKERAKTLVELFEASRFVWASRPIDIADQAKALLTPEARTVLKSLVPELEALSDWNAAAVEGVVRAFAERQNLKLGAVAQPLRAALTGRTTSPPIFDVLAVLGRIESLGRLRDQAG from the coding sequence ATGAGCGAGACCGTCGTCACCCGTTTTGCACCGTCCCCCACCGGCTTCCTCCATATCGGAGGCGGCCGCACCGCGCTATTCAACTGGCTCTACGCGCGCCGCCACGGCGGCAAGATGCTGCTGCGAATCGAGGATACCGATCGCGAGCGCTCGACCGAAGCCGCCATCGCCGCCATCATCGATGGGCTTTCCTGGCTTGGTCTCTCCTGGGACGGCGACGTCGTCTATCAGTTCTCGCGTGCCGCCCGGCACCGCGAAGTGGCCGAGAAGCTCCTGGCCGAGGGCAAGGCCTATCATTGCTACGCCAGCCAGCAGGAGCTGACGGCGATGCGCGAGGCAGCCCGTAAGGAGGGCCGCTCCAAGCTATATAATGGCCTCTGGCGCGACCGCGACCCGTCGGAAGCCCCGGCCGGGGTCAAACCGGTGATCCGGCTGAAGGCGCCGCAGACCGGCGAAACCGTCATCGACGACCAGGTCCAGGGCCGCGTGACGTGGCAGAACGCGGATCTCGACGATCTGGTGCTGCTGCGTTCCGACGGCACGCCGACCTACATGCTGGCCGTGGTGGTGGACGATCACGATATGGGCGTCACCCACATCATCCGTGGCGACGATCATCTCACCAACGGCGCCCGCCAAAAGCATATCTACGACGCGCTCGGCTGGAGCGTGCCGACGATGGCCCACATTCCGCTCATCCACGGGCCGGACGGCTCCAAGCTGTCCAAGCGCCACGGCGCGTTGGGTGTCGACGCCTATCGTGCCATGGGCTACCTGCCGGCGGCGATGCGCAACTATCTGGTCCGGCTCGGCTGGAGTCATGGCGACCAGGAAATATTCACCGAACAAGAAATGATCGCCGCCTTCGATCTGGCCCACATCGGCCGTTCGCCGGCGCGTTTCGATTTCGCGAAACTCGAGAATCTCAACGGTCATTACATTCGCGGATCGGCCGACGCCGATCTGATCGCGGCGCTGGAACAGTTGCTGCCGCACATCGCCGGCGGCGAGCAACTCGCCAATGCGATGTCGCCGGCGCTGCGCGACAAGTTGCTTGCGGCCATGCCGGGCCTCAAGGAGCGCGCCAAGACGTTGGTCGAGTTGTTCGAGGCGTCGCGCTTCGTCTGGGCAAGCCGGCCGATCGACATCGCCGACCAGGCCAAGGCGCTCCTAACCCCTGAGGCGAGGACGGTGCTCAAATCCCTGGTGCCGGAGTTGGAAGCCCTGTCCGATTGGAATGCCGCCGCGGTCGAAGGCGTGGTGCGTGCCTTTGCTGAGCGTCAAAATTTAAAGCTGGGTGCCGTCGCGCAACCTTTGCGCGCCGCCTTGACCGGGCGGACCACGTCGCCACCCATTTTTGACGTGCTTGCCGTGCTCGGCCGGATCGAAAGCCTCGGCCGGTTGCGGGATCAGGCCGGCTGA
- the lexA gene encoding transcriptional repressor LexA has translation MLTRKQFELLRFIHERLTEAGVPPSFDEMKDALDLRSKSGIHRLITALEERGFIRRLPNRARAIEVIKLPDSVGHGVGNGRARKFTPSVIEGDLGRVRQVAAEDDTSGRPIAVPVMGRIAAGTPIEAIQTKSHVINMPPDLLSTGEHFALEVRGDSMIEAGILDGDIALIRRSEVADTGDIVVALIDDEEATLKRFRRRGASIALEPANAAYEVRILPPNRVRIQGKLVGLFRRY, from the coding sequence ATGCTGACCCGCAAGCAGTTCGAGCTTTTGCGCTTCATCCACGAGCGGCTGACCGAGGCCGGCGTTCCGCCCTCTTTCGACGAGATGAAGGACGCGCTCGACCTGCGCTCCAAATCCGGGATCCACCGGCTGATCACCGCCCTCGAGGAGCGCGGCTTCATCCGCCGACTGCCCAACCGGGCGCGCGCCATTGAGGTCATCAAGCTTCCCGACTCGGTCGGGCACGGCGTGGGCAACGGCCGCGCCCGCAAATTTACGCCGAGCGTCATCGAGGGCGACCTCGGCCGCGTCCGTCAGGTGGCAGCGGAGGACGATACCAGCGGCCGGCCGATCGCCGTACCGGTGATGGGCCGTATCGCCGCCGGTACGCCGATCGAGGCGATCCAGACCAAGAGCCATGTCATCAACATGCCGCCGGACCTGTTGTCGACCGGGGAGCATTTCGCGCTCGAAGTGCGCGGCGACTCGATGATCGAGGCCGGCATCCTCGATGGCGACATCGCCCTCATCCGCCGCTCGGAAGTCGCCGACACCGGCGACATCGTGGTCGCACTGATCGACGACGAGGAGGCGACGCTCAAGCGCTTCCGCCGCCGCGGTGCCTCCATCGCGCTCGAGCCGGCCAACGCGGCCTACGAGGTGCGCATCCTGCCGCCCAACCGCGTGCGCATTCAGGGCAAGCTGGTCGGGCTTTTCCGGCGCTACTGA
- a CDS encoding glutamine--tRNA ligase/YqeY domain fusion protein, with protein sequence MAIDEKASGKEAAVEPGRDFIRDIVKADLDAGRVKGVVTRFPPEPNGYLHIGHAKSICLNFGIAEDFGGRCHLRFDDTNPVKEEQEYIDAIKRDVQWLGFDWGEHLHHASDYFEQLYAWAEDLIRAGKAYVDDQTPEEMRVNRGTLTEPGRNSPFRDRSVEENLDLFRRMRAGEFPNGARVLRAKIDMASGNINLRDPVMYRILHAHHPRTGTAWKIYPSYDYAHGQSDAIEHITHSICTLEFEDHRPLYDWFIANLTVPSTPHQYEFARLNLTYTVLSKRVLTMLVRDKHVSGWDDPRMPTLAGLRRRGVPPAALRDFVKRIGVAKANSTVDVGMFEFSIREVLNKTAQRRMAVLKPLKVVIENYPEGQSEELEAVNHPDDPAAGTRKIKFGRELFIEQDDFMENPPKKFFRLSPGTEVRLRYAYFITCKEVVKDAAGNVIELRCTYDPATKGGNAPDGRKVKATIHWVSARDSVAAEVRLYNPLFTKPDPTGGEGFEKDLNANSLEVLSDARLEPSLAAMNVEDAIQFERNGYFCRDKESAPGKLVFNRTVGLRDTFAKEVGK encoded by the coding sequence ATGGCGATCGACGAGAAGGCAAGCGGTAAAGAAGCGGCGGTCGAGCCCGGTCGCGATTTCATCCGCGACATCGTTAAGGCCGACCTCGATGCCGGCCGCGTCAAAGGCGTCGTTACGCGCTTTCCGCCAGAGCCGAACGGCTATCTGCACATCGGCCACGCCAAGTCGATCTGCCTGAATTTCGGCATCGCCGAGGACTTCGGCGGACGTTGCCATCTGCGATTCGACGATACCAATCCGGTCAAGGAAGAGCAGGAATATATCGACGCCATCAAGCGCGACGTGCAGTGGCTCGGCTTCGATTGGGGCGAGCATCTCCACCACGCGTCCGACTACTTCGAGCAGCTCTACGCCTGGGCCGAGGACCTGATCCGCGCCGGTAAGGCTTACGTCGACGATCAGACGCCGGAGGAGATGCGTGTCAACCGCGGCACGTTGACCGAGCCGGGCCGGAACTCGCCGTTCCGCGACCGCTCGGTCGAGGAAAACCTCGACCTGTTCCGCCGCATGCGCGCCGGCGAGTTCCCGAACGGTGCGCGTGTGCTGCGCGCCAAGATCGACATGGCCTCGGGCAACATCAACCTGCGTGACCCGGTGATGTACCGCATCCTGCATGCGCATCACCCGCGTACCGGCACCGCGTGGAAGATCTATCCGAGCTACGACTACGCCCACGGCCAGTCGGACGCGATCGAACACATCACGCATTCGATCTGCACCTTGGAGTTCGAGGACCACCGGCCGCTTTACGACTGGTTCATCGCCAATCTGACGGTGCCGTCGACGCCGCATCAGTACGAGTTCGCGCGGTTGAACCTCACCTATACTGTGCTGTCCAAGCGCGTGCTGACGATGCTGGTGCGCGACAAGCACGTCTCCGGGTGGGACGATCCGCGGATGCCGACGCTGGCGGGTTTGCGCCGGCGCGGCGTGCCGCCCGCGGCGTTGCGCGACTTCGTCAAGCGCATCGGTGTCGCCAAGGCCAACAGCACGGTCGATGTCGGCATGTTCGAGTTCTCGATCCGCGAGGTGCTGAACAAGACCGCGCAGCGGCGCATGGCTGTGCTCAAGCCGCTGAAGGTGGTGATCGAGAACTATCCGGAAGGCCAGAGCGAGGAACTTGAAGCGGTCAATCATCCCGACGATCCGGCCGCCGGCACGCGCAAGATCAAGTTCGGCCGCGAGCTCTTCATCGAGCAGGACGATTTCATGGAGAACCCGCCGAAGAAGTTCTTCCGGCTGTCTCCGGGGACCGAAGTGCGGCTGCGCTACGCCTATTTCATCACCTGCAAGGAAGTGGTGAAGGACGCGGCCGGCAACGTCATCGAGCTGCGCTGCACCTACGATCCGGCGACCAAGGGCGGCAACGCGCCCGATGGGCGCAAGGTGAAGGCGACCATTCACTGGGTGTCGGCCAGGGATTCGGTCGCGGCAGAAGTGCGGCTCTATAATCCGCTCTTCACCAAGCCGGATCCGACCGGCGGCGAAGGCTTCGAGAAGGATCTCAACGCGAACTCGCTCGAGGTGCTGAGCGACGCGCGGCTGGAGCCGTCATTGGCCGCCATGAACGTCGAGGATGCGATCCAGTTCGAGCGCAACGGCTATTTCTGCCGCGACAAGGAATCGGCGCCGGGCAAGCTCGTGTTCAACCGCACCGTGGGCTTGCGCGATACCTTCGCGAAGGAAGTGGGGAAGTAG
- the gltA gene encoding citrate synthase has protein sequence MDAKTDNKTGTLTVGNKNYDLPIYNGTVGPDVIDIAKLYGQAGIFTYDPGFTSTASCESKITYIDGDEGVLMYRGYPIEQLAEHGDFLETCYLLLYGELPTPSQKADFDYRVTRHTMVHEQMSRFFQGFRRDAHPMAVMTGSIGALSAFYHDSTDISDPHQRMVASIRMIAKVPTLAAMAYKYSVGQPFVYPKNELDYASNFLHMCFAVPAEEYKPNPVLARAMDRIFILHADHEQNASTSTVRLAGSSGANPFACIAAGCACLWGPAHGGANEAALNMLAEIGSVDRIPEFVKRAKDKNDPFRLMGFGHRVYKNYDPRAKIMQKTCHEVLSELGIKDDPLLDVAMELEKIALHDEYFIEKKLYPNIDFYSGITLKAMGFPTTMFTVLFAVARTVGWIAQWKEMIEDPKQKIGRPRQLYTGETRRDYIPISRRK, from the coding sequence ATGGACGCCAAAACAGACAACAAGACCGGCACGCTCACGGTCGGCAATAAAAACTACGACCTTCCGATTTATAATGGGACCGTCGGTCCGGATGTGATCGACATCGCCAAGCTCTACGGTCAGGCTGGCATCTTCACTTACGATCCCGGTTTCACCTCGACCGCGAGCTGCGAGTCCAAGATCACCTACATCGATGGCGATGAAGGCGTCTTGATGTACCGCGGCTATCCGATCGAGCAGCTCGCCGAGCACGGCGACTTCCTCGAGACCTGCTATCTGCTGCTGTACGGGGAGTTGCCGACGCCGTCGCAGAAGGCCGACTTCGACTACCGGGTCACGCGCCACACGATGGTGCATGAGCAGATGAGCCGGTTCTTCCAGGGCTTCCGCCGCGACGCTCACCCGATGGCGGTGATGACCGGCTCGATCGGCGCTCTCTCGGCGTTCTATCACGATTCGACCGACATCTCGGATCCGCACCAGCGTATGGTCGCTTCGATCCGCATGATCGCCAAGGTGCCGACGCTGGCGGCGATGGCGTACAAGTATTCGGTCGGGCAGCCCTTCGTCTATCCGAAGAACGAGCTCGATTACGCGTCGAACTTCCTGCACATGTGCTTCGCCGTGCCGGCGGAAGAGTACAAGCCGAACCCGGTCCTGGCGCGCGCCATGGATCGCATCTTCATCCTGCATGCCGATCACGAGCAGAATGCGTCGACCTCGACCGTGCGTCTCGCCGGCTCGTCGGGCGCCAACCCGTTCGCCTGCATCGCGGCCGGTTGCGCCTGTCTGTGGGGTCCGGCGCATGGCGGCGCCAACGAAGCGGCGCTCAACATGCTCGCCGAGATCGGCTCGGTCGACCGCATCCCAGAGTTCGTGAAGCGCGCCAAGGACAAGAACGACCCGTTCCGTCTGATGGGCTTCGGCCACCGCGTCTACAAGAACTACGATCCGCGCGCCAAGATCATGCAGAAGACCTGTCACGAGGTCCTCTCGGAGCTCGGCATCAAGGACGATCCGCTGCTCGACGTCGCCATGGAGCTCGAAAAGATCGCGTTGCACGACGAGTACTTCATCGAAAAGAAGCTCTACCCGAACATCGACTTCTATTCGGGCATCACGCTCAAGGCGATGGGTTTCCCCACGACGATGTTCACCGTGCTGTTCGCCGTCGCGCGCACGGTCGGCTGGATCGCGCAGTGGAAGGAAATGATCGAGGACCCGAAGCAGAAGATCGGCCGTCCGCGCCAGCTCTACACCGGCGAAACGCGTCGCGACTACATCCCGATCTCGCGGCGCAAGTAA